One region of Streptomyces capillispiralis genomic DNA includes:
- a CDS encoding gluconokinase codes for MNTPHVVVIMGVAGTGKTTIGPLLAARFGVPYAEGDDFHPQANIAKMSAGTPLTDDDRWPWLDAIGDWAHGRAGLGGVVSCSALKRSYRDRLRAAAPGVVFVHLTGDRALIEDRMSHRQGHFMPTALLDSQFATLQPLEPDEAGVAVEVTGSPEEITEGAVTALAALPEPAP; via the coding sequence ATGAACACCCCCCATGTCGTCGTGATCATGGGCGTCGCGGGCACCGGCAAGACCACCATCGGTCCCCTGCTCGCTGCCCGGTTCGGCGTTCCCTACGCCGAGGGCGACGACTTCCACCCGCAGGCCAACATCGCCAAGATGTCGGCCGGTACCCCGCTCACCGACGACGACCGGTGGCCGTGGCTGGACGCCATCGGCGACTGGGCGCACGGGCGGGCCGGTCTCGGCGGGGTGGTCAGCTGCTCGGCGCTGAAGCGGTCGTACCGCGACCGGCTGCGGGCCGCCGCGCCCGGCGTGGTCTTCGTGCACCTCACCGGGGACCGCGCGCTCATCGAGGACCGGATGTCGCACCGGCAGGGTCACTTCATGCCCACGGCACTGCTCGACTCCCAGTTCGCCACGCTCCAGCCGCTGGAGCCGGACGAGGCGGGGGTCGCCGTGGAAGTGACCGGCAGCCCCGAGGAGATCACCGAAGGGGCGGTCACCGCCCTGGCGGCGCTCCCCGAGCCGGCCCCGTAG
- a CDS encoding FadR/GntR family transcriptional regulator, translating into MSTTGRGLHGRVLDTLGPEITAGEYPPGSVLRTDELAQRFDVSRSVMREVVRVLESMHLVRSRRRVGVTVLPTHEWNVYDPQVIRWRLAGADRPRQLRSLTVLRSAIEPVAAGLAARHATAEQCAELTECALGMVANSRGHRLEGYLFHDVAFHRVILTASGNEMFARLGDVVAEVLAGRTHHDVMFEDPDPAAVTLHVQLAEAVRERDAPRAEKLTREIAEGALQELDILAP; encoded by the coding sequence ATGAGCACCACGGGCCGGGGGCTGCACGGCCGCGTACTGGACACCCTCGGCCCCGAGATCACCGCAGGCGAATACCCTCCCGGCAGCGTCCTGCGCACCGACGAGCTCGCCCAGCGCTTCGACGTGTCGCGCTCCGTGATGCGCGAGGTGGTCCGCGTCCTGGAGTCCATGCACCTGGTCCGGTCCCGGCGCCGCGTCGGCGTGACGGTCCTGCCGACCCACGAGTGGAACGTCTACGATCCCCAGGTCATCCGCTGGCGCCTGGCCGGCGCGGACCGCCCCCGCCAGCTGCGCTCCCTGACGGTGCTGCGCTCCGCGATCGAGCCCGTCGCGGCGGGCCTGGCCGCCCGTCACGCCACCGCGGAGCAGTGCGCCGAACTCACCGAGTGCGCCCTCGGCATGGTCGCCAACTCACGCGGTCACCGGCTGGAGGGCTACCTCTTCCACGACGTGGCGTTCCACCGGGTGATCCTCACGGCGTCCGGCAACGAGATGTTCGCCCGCCTCGGCGACGTCGTCGCCGAGGTGCTGGCCGGCCGCACCCACCACGACGTGATGTTCGAGGACCCCGACCCGGCCGCCGTCACCCTGCACGTCCAGCTCGCCGAGGCGGTCCGCGAACGCGACGCCCCCCGCGCGGAGAAGCTGACCCGCGAGATCGCCGAGGGCGCCCTCCAGGAGCTGGACATCCTGGCGCCGTAA
- a CDS encoding YchJ family protein produces MTTRSCPCGLPEAYGACCGRFHSGSAAAPTAEKLMRSRYCAFVRQDAGYLLRTWHPRTRPERVDFDPRTRWTGLEILDTGDGSAFHSTGTVTFRASYRGGSLHERSRFERVDGAWVYVDGEFLE; encoded by the coding sequence ATGACCACACGTTCCTGCCCCTGCGGGCTGCCCGAGGCGTACGGGGCCTGCTGCGGCCGGTTCCACTCCGGTTCCGCCGCCGCGCCGACCGCGGAGAAGCTGATGCGGTCCCGGTACTGCGCCTTCGTACGGCAGGACGCCGGTTATCTGCTGCGGACCTGGCATCCGCGGACGCGGCCGGAGCGGGTCGACTTCGATCCGCGGACGCGGTGGACCGGGCTGGAGATCCTGGACACCGGCGACGGTTCCGCCTTCCACTCCACCGGCACGGTGACCTTCCGGGCGTCCTACCGGGGCGGCTCGCTGCACGAGCGCAGCCGCTTCGAGCGGGTGGACGGGGCGTGGGTGTACGTCGACGGGGAGTTCCTGGAGTAG
- a CDS encoding M20/M25/M40 family metallo-hydrolase has protein sequence MSETDTARSVTGEDEVVDLCRELIRIDTSNYGDHSGPGERKAAEYVAEKLAEVGLEPRIFESHPGRASTVARIEGEDPSRPALLIHGHTDVVPANADDWTHHPFSGEIADGCVWGRGAVDMKDMDAMTLAVVRDRMRSGRKPPRDIVLAFLADEEAGGTYGAKHLVHRHPELFEGVTEAIGEVGGFSFTVNEKLRLYLVETAEKGMHWMRLTVDGTAGHGSMTNDDNAITELCEAVARLGRHTWPVRVTKTVRAFLDELSDALGTELDPENMDETLAKLGGIARMIGTTLRNSAAPTMLGAGYKVNVIPGQATAHVDGRFLPGYEEEFLADLDRILGPRVRREDVHSDKALETDFDGRLVDAMQSALSAEDPIARAVPYMLSGGTDAKSFDDLGIRCFGFAPLKLPPELDFAGMFHGVDERVPVDGLKFGVRVLDRFLDAS, from the coding sequence GTGAGCGAGACGGACACGGCCAGGAGCGTCACCGGTGAGGACGAGGTCGTGGACCTCTGCCGCGAGCTGATCCGGATCGACACCAGCAACTACGGCGACCACTCGGGCCCCGGCGAGCGCAAGGCGGCCGAGTACGTCGCCGAGAAGCTCGCCGAGGTGGGCCTGGAGCCGCGGATCTTCGAGTCGCACCCGGGACGCGCCTCCACGGTCGCCCGGATCGAGGGGGAGGACCCCTCGCGGCCGGCGCTGCTGATCCACGGCCACACCGACGTCGTCCCGGCCAACGCGGACGACTGGACCCACCACCCCTTCTCCGGCGAGATCGCCGACGGCTGCGTCTGGGGGCGCGGCGCCGTCGACATGAAGGACATGGACGCGATGACCCTCGCGGTCGTCCGCGACCGGATGCGCAGCGGGCGCAAGCCCCCGCGCGACATCGTCCTCGCCTTCCTCGCGGACGAGGAGGCCGGCGGCACGTACGGCGCCAAGCACCTGGTGCACCGGCACCCGGAGCTGTTCGAGGGCGTCACCGAGGCGATCGGCGAGGTCGGCGGGTTCTCCTTCACCGTCAACGAGAAGCTGCGCCTGTACCTGGTCGAGACCGCCGAGAAGGGCATGCACTGGATGCGGCTCACCGTGGACGGCACCGCCGGCCACGGCTCGATGACCAACGACGACAACGCGATCACCGAGCTGTGCGAGGCCGTCGCCCGCCTCGGCCGGCACACGTGGCCGGTCCGGGTCACCAAGACCGTACGGGCCTTCCTGGACGAGCTGTCCGACGCGCTCGGCACCGAGCTCGACCCGGAGAACATGGACGAGACGCTCGCCAAGCTCGGCGGGATCGCCCGCATGATCGGCACCACGCTGCGCAACTCGGCGGCGCCCACCATGCTCGGCGCCGGCTACAAGGTCAACGTCATCCCCGGCCAGGCCACCGCGCACGTCGACGGCCGCTTCCTGCCCGGCTACGAGGAGGAGTTCCTCGCCGACCTCGACCGGATCCTCGGCCCGCGCGTGCGGCGCGAGGACGTGCACTCCGACAAGGCCCTGGAGACCGACTTCGACGGCCGGCTCGTCGACGCCATGCAGAGCGCGCTGAGCGCCGAGGACCCGATCGCGCGGGCCGTGCCGTACATGCTCTCCGGCGGCACCGACGCCAAGTCCTTCGACGACCTCGGCATCCGCTGCTTCGGCTTCGCGCCGCTGAAGCTGCCCCCGGAGCTGGACTTCGCGGGCATGTTCCACGGGGTGGACGAGCGGGTCCCGGTGGACGGCCTGAAGTTCGGCGTACGGGTGCTTGACCGTTTCCTGGACGCGTCCTGA
- the chpH gene encoding chaplin ChpH, which yields MIKKVVAVAAATGGLVLAGAGLASAHSGAQGAAVHSPGVVSGNVVQVPVHVPVNVCGNTVSVIGLLNPAFGNTCVNQ from the coding sequence ATGATCAAGAAGGTCGTCGCTGTCGCGGCTGCCACCGGTGGACTGGTTCTCGCGGGCGCGGGCCTGGCTTCCGCCCACTCGGGTGCCCAGGGTGCCGCCGTGCACTCCCCGGGTGTTGTGTCCGGCAACGTCGTTCAGGTTCCGGTCCACGTGCCGGTGAACGTCTGCGGCAACACGGTCTCCGTGATCGGGCTGCTGAACCCCGCCTTCGGCAACACCTGCGTCAACCAGTGA
- a CDS encoding chaplin, which translates to MRQVARKGLMTMAGAAGVLAAAGGAAHADSGAAGAAIGSPGVLSGNTVQAPVHVPVNVCGNTVNVVGVLNPAVGNSCANQGGSAADGHGGSGSHGGSHADGRASDSPGVGSGNVIQAPVHVPVNVCGNSVNVLGAGNATEGNDCANGGPGHETPGQPGEPGTPGSPEHPGDEPSTPATPGDRTPPGASQGNEPVAHTATRSQADAQLAQTGSEMPMGLVLPVGAGALLAGAVLYRKARAAA; encoded by the coding sequence ATGCGACAGGTCGCCCGCAAGGGCCTGATGACCATGGCGGGCGCCGCCGGAGTGCTCGCCGCCGCGGGCGGGGCCGCCCACGCCGACTCCGGCGCGGCGGGCGCCGCCATCGGCTCGCCCGGCGTGCTGTCCGGGAACACCGTGCAGGCGCCGGTGCACGTGCCGGTCAACGTCTGCGGCAACACCGTCAACGTCGTCGGTGTCCTCAACCCGGCCGTGGGCAACTCCTGCGCCAACCAGGGCGGCTCCGCCGCGGACGGACACGGCGGCTCCGGATCCCACGGCGGCTCGCACGCCGACGGCCGGGCGAGCGACTCGCCCGGCGTGGGCTCCGGCAACGTGATCCAGGCGCCGGTGCACGTCCCGGTCAACGTCTGCGGCAACAGCGTCAACGTCCTCGGCGCCGGCAACGCCACCGAGGGCAACGACTGCGCGAACGGCGGCCCGGGCCACGAGACGCCGGGACAGCCCGGCGAGCCCGGCACTCCGGGCAGCCCGGAGCACCCCGGCGACGAGCCGAGCACCCCGGCCACCCCGGGCGACCGCACCCCGCCCGGGGCCTCTCAGGGCAACGAGCCGGTCGCCCACACCGCCACCCGGTCCCAGGCCGACGCCCAGCTCGCCCAGACGGGCAGCGAGATGCCGATGGGCCTTGTGCTGCCGGTCGGCGCGGGCGCGCTGCTGGCCGGCGCGGTCCTCTACCGCAAGGCGCGGGCCGCTGCGTGA
- a CDS encoding DUF5703 family protein: MPEYEFVDVYVPRGVSRRETARLLTDHAEYGHWELYRLTLMRDGSRRVRLRRRIIRQVRATW; this comes from the coding sequence ATGCCGGAATACGAATTTGTCGACGTGTACGTGCCGCGCGGGGTGTCCCGCAGGGAGACGGCGCGTCTACTGACGGACCACGCGGAGTACGGACACTGGGAGTTGTACCGCCTGACGCTGATGCGTGACGGCAGTCGCAGGGTGCGGCTGCGGCGGCGGATCATCCGCCAGGTACGCGCCACCTGGTGA
- a CDS encoding ATP-dependent DNA helicase, with amino-acid sequence MSTEPPETTEDAGPESADGKPAEGAQVSEAEGELAAQRLERERIERRKAERQGPIEAGGKLSGTAADLLAAVRAVESGEKPAATVFEEDRPAPRRPAPEPVRRAPAVSPGEVAPATGAVEDVRGVLAQGGAPEGLAAQAAGVLGEGGAEVLRADPWQLLRVAGVRPEQADAFARALLGAGAGPDDERRGRAVTVWLLEQAALAGHTALDMSALITALGRQGVPEPEEAVQNAIAEGDVLVFQDALADAGAPAPRADGEEEDEERPVRVLVGLERYALAEESLADGLARLVNSAPEQGGTEEEWEPAAASADGSAGELIRAVARHGLVLHTGGEASLAEPAALLTAAHGLGLRAWAAAHSPVGRERFAALVEGAGVATVAGLLSGAEGPGRDADGALDVDLLVVLDAPQLDVEAAALVTESLPDGARLVLAGDPGVLWSVGPGRVFADLLAARVCPQIASRRPDPGPLGELVSGIGVGELNQVEAPGKEVVIVPVRDAGEAVHRTVQLVADSVPRAIGVPAEETQVITPGHGGAVGTRALNAALKERLNPGAGRFGGFDPGDRIVYSPAPGRTLPGRVVKADGQGLHLVCAGEEIVVPRERVEQSVRHGWALTAHQAVGCRWPAAVVVLPGDAVPALSRPWVYTAFSRADRHLSVVHGVEQALPRAVAEVAAKPRTTRLAALLAPQVPAADG; translated from the coding sequence GTGAGCACCGAGCCGCCCGAGACCACGGAGGACGCCGGGCCGGAAAGCGCGGACGGCAAGCCCGCCGAGGGCGCGCAGGTGTCCGAGGCCGAGGGCGAACTGGCCGCGCAGCGCCTGGAGCGGGAGCGGATCGAGCGGCGGAAGGCGGAGCGGCAGGGGCCGATCGAGGCCGGCGGCAAGCTGAGCGGCACGGCCGCCGATCTGCTGGCCGCCGTGCGGGCCGTGGAGAGCGGGGAGAAGCCGGCCGCCACGGTGTTCGAGGAGGACCGGCCCGCGCCGCGGCGGCCCGCTCCCGAGCCGGTGCGGCGGGCGCCCGCGGTGAGCCCGGGCGAGGTGGCTCCCGCCACCGGCGCCGTCGAGGACGTGCGGGGGGTGCTGGCCCAGGGGGGCGCGCCGGAGGGGCTCGCCGCGCAGGCCGCCGGCGTGCTGGGCGAGGGCGGCGCGGAGGTGCTGCGCGCCGATCCCTGGCAGTTGCTGCGGGTCGCCGGTGTGCGGCCCGAACAGGCCGACGCGTTCGCGCGGGCGCTGCTCGGTGCCGGGGCCGGTCCGGACGACGAGCGGCGGGGGCGGGCGGTCACCGTGTGGCTGCTGGAGCAGGCCGCACTGGCCGGGCACACCGCCCTGGACATGTCCGCGCTGATCACGGCGCTGGGGCGGCAGGGGGTGCCGGAGCCCGAGGAGGCCGTGCAGAACGCCATCGCGGAAGGGGACGTGCTCGTCTTCCAGGACGCCCTCGCGGACGCCGGGGCTCCGGCTCCGCGGGCGGACGGCGAGGAGGAGGACGAGGAGCGGCCGGTCCGGGTGCTGGTGGGGCTGGAGCGGTACGCGCTGGCCGAGGAGAGCCTGGCCGACGGTCTGGCCCGGCTGGTCAACTCCGCGCCCGAGCAGGGCGGCACGGAGGAGGAGTGGGAGCCCGCGGCCGCCTCTGCGGACGGCTCCGCGGGTGAGCTGATCCGCGCGGTCGCCCGGCACGGGCTCGTGCTGCACACCGGCGGTGAGGCCTCGCTGGCCGAGCCGGCGGCGCTGCTGACCGCCGCGCACGGTCTGGGGCTGCGGGCCTGGGCCGCCGCCCACAGTCCGGTCGGCCGGGAGCGGTTCGCGGCCCTGGTCGAGGGAGCGGGTGTGGCCACGGTCGCCGGGCTGCTCTCCGGCGCCGAGGGGCCGGGGCGCGACGCCGACGGGGCACTGGACGTGGACCTGCTGGTGGTGCTCGACGCCCCGCAGCTCGACGTCGAGGCCGCCGCGCTGGTGACGGAGTCGCTGCCGGACGGCGCCCGGCTGGTGCTGGCCGGTGATCCGGGGGTGCTGTGGTCGGTGGGGCCCGGGCGGGTGTTCGCGGACCTGCTGGCGGCGCGGGTCTGCCCGCAGATCGCCTCGCGGCGGCCGGATCCGGGGCCGCTGGGCGAGCTGGTCTCGGGAATCGGCGTGGGCGAGCTGAACCAGGTGGAGGCCCCCGGCAAGGAGGTCGTGATCGTGCCGGTGCGGGACGCGGGAGAGGCCGTGCACCGGACCGTGCAGCTCGTCGCGGACTCGGTGCCGCGCGCGATCGGTGTGCCCGCCGAGGAGACGCAGGTGATCACCCCGGGCCACGGGGGCGCGGTGGGCACACGGGCGCTGAACGCGGCGCTGAAGGAGCGTCTGAACCCGGGCGCGGGGCGGTTCGGCGGGTTCGACCCCGGTGACCGGATCGTCTACTCCCCCGCTCCGGGCCGCACGCTGCCGGGCCGCGTGGTCAAGGCCGACGGGCAGGGGCTGCACCTGGTGTGCGCGGGCGAGGAAATCGTCGTACCGAGGGAGCGGGTGGAGCAGTCCGTGCGGCACGGGTGGGCGCTGACCGCGCACCAGGCGGTGGGCTGCCGGTGGCCCGCGGCGGTGGTGGTGCTGCCCGGCGACGCCGTGCCGGCACTGAGCCGCCCCTGGGTCTACACGGCGTTCAGCCGCGCCGACCGCCATCTGTCCGTGGTGCACGGGGTGGAGCAGGCACTGCCGCGGGCCGTGGCCGAGGTGGCGGCCAAGCCGCGGACGACGCGGCTGGCGGCGCTGCTGGCGCCGCAGGTTCCGGCGGCGGACGGCTGA
- a CDS encoding aldo/keto reductase gives MEQRHLGRTGLRVSRIGLGTLTWGRDTDEHDAADLLKTFWEAGGTLVDTADVYGDGEAEYLLGRLMEGLVPRQDLVISTKAGSVPDPDRRFDGSRGHLLAALDASLARLGTDYVDLWHVHAYDPATPLDETLQALDMAVGSGRVRYAGVSNFCGWQLAKAATWQLAVPGTRTRLASTQMEYSLLQRGVEREVLPAALDLGIGLLPSSPLGRGVLTGKYRNDATPPDSRGASDHLAPFVEPYLDDAASRIVDAVTTAADGLAVTTLQVALAWVRDRPGVAAPIVGARNARQLTAALSVEALTLPDEICRALDDVSAPVHHYPDHDWSTL, from the coding sequence ATGGAGCAGAGGCATCTCGGCCGTACCGGCCTGCGTGTGTCCCGCATCGGGCTCGGGACTCTGACCTGGGGTCGGGACACCGACGAGCACGACGCCGCGGACCTCTTGAAGACGTTCTGGGAGGCGGGCGGCACCCTCGTGGACACGGCGGACGTGTACGGCGACGGAGAGGCCGAGTACCTGCTGGGGAGGCTGATGGAGGGGCTGGTGCCGCGCCAGGACCTCGTCATCTCCACGAAGGCCGGGAGCGTACCGGACCCGGACCGCCGGTTCGACGGCTCGCGCGGGCATCTGCTCGCCGCGCTCGACGCCTCGCTGGCGCGGCTCGGCACCGACTACGTCGACCTGTGGCACGTCCACGCCTACGACCCCGCCACCCCGCTGGACGAGACCCTCCAGGCGCTCGACATGGCGGTCGGCAGCGGGCGGGTGCGGTACGCCGGTGTGTCCAACTTCTGCGGCTGGCAGCTGGCCAAGGCCGCGACCTGGCAGCTGGCCGTGCCGGGGACGCGGACCCGGCTGGCGAGTACGCAGATGGAGTACTCGCTGCTGCAACGGGGCGTGGAGCGGGAGGTGCTTCCCGCGGCCCTCGATCTGGGGATCGGGCTGCTCCCCTCCTCGCCGCTCGGGCGGGGCGTGCTGACCGGCAAGTACCGCAACGACGCCACCCCGCCGGACTCGCGGGGGGCGTCGGACCATCTCGCGCCGTTCGTCGAGCCGTACCTCGACGACGCGGCGAGCCGGATCGTGGACGCGGTGACGACGGCGGCGGACGGACTCGCCGTGACCACCCTCCAGGTGGCGCTGGCGTGGGTCCGCGACCGGCCCGGGGTGGCCGCCCCCATCGTCGGGGCGCGCAACGCGCGGCAGCTCACGGCGGCGTTGTCAGTGGAGGCGCTTACTCTTCCTGACGAGATCTGCCGGGCGCTCGACGATGTGTCGGCGCCCGTGCACCACTATCCCGATCACGACTGGAGCACGCTGTGA
- a CDS encoding LLM class F420-dependent oxidoreductase, whose product MQLGINLGYWGAGMDADNLAVAQEADRLGYAVCWAAEAYGSDAATVLTWVAARTTRIDVGSAIFQIPARQPAMTAMTAATLDSLSRGRFRLGLGVSGPQVSEGWYGVKFDKPLARTREYVEIIRKAMTRERLTHDGEHWTLPLPGGPGKPIKLTVHPQREHIPLYIAAIGPKNLEQTGEIADGALLIFPSAEHLEDTAVQHLRAGREKAGRTLDGFDICPTVPLAVGDDKDVTTLADTFRPYTALYVGGMGSRKQNFYNQLARRMGYEREAADIQDKYLSGDKQGAAAAVPHDLIDKTTLLGSVDRIADRMKAYAAAGVTTLTLAPAGFTLDERLASLRAGTEALERAGLA is encoded by the coding sequence ATGCAGCTAGGGATCAACCTCGGCTACTGGGGCGCCGGAATGGACGCCGACAACCTCGCCGTGGCACAGGAGGCCGACCGCCTCGGCTACGCGGTGTGCTGGGCCGCGGAGGCCTACGGCTCCGACGCCGCCACCGTACTCACCTGGGTCGCCGCCCGGACCACCCGCATCGACGTCGGCTCCGCCATCTTCCAGATCCCCGCCCGCCAGCCCGCGATGACCGCGATGACCGCCGCCACCCTCGACTCCCTCTCCCGCGGCCGCTTCCGCCTCGGGCTCGGCGTCTCCGGCCCGCAGGTCTCCGAGGGCTGGTACGGCGTCAAGTTCGACAAGCCCCTCGCCCGCACCCGCGAGTACGTCGAGATCATCCGCAAGGCCATGACCCGCGAACGCCTCACCCACGACGGCGAGCACTGGACCCTTCCCCTCCCCGGCGGCCCCGGAAAGCCCATCAAGCTCACCGTGCACCCCCAGCGCGAGCACATCCCCCTCTACATCGCCGCCATCGGCCCGAAGAACCTCGAACAGACCGGCGAGATCGCCGACGGCGCCCTGCTGATCTTCCCCTCCGCCGAGCACCTCGAGGACACCGCCGTCCAGCACCTGCGCGCCGGCCGCGAGAAGGCGGGCAGGACCCTCGACGGCTTCGACATCTGCCCCACCGTCCCGCTGGCCGTCGGCGACGACAAGGACGTCACCACCCTCGCCGACACCTTCCGCCCCTACACCGCGCTGTACGTCGGAGGCATGGGCAGCCGCAAGCAGAACTTCTACAACCAGCTCGCCCGCCGCATGGGCTACGAACGCGAGGCCGCGGACATCCAGGACAAGTACCTGTCCGGCGACAAGCAGGGCGCGGCCGCCGCCGTACCGCACGACCTGATCGACAAGACCACCCTCCTCGGCTCGGTGGACCGCATCGCCGACCGGATGAAGGCCTACGCCGCCGCCGGAGTCACCACGCTCACCCTCGCCCCGGCGGGCTTCACCCTCGACGAGCGCCTGGCCTCGCTCCGCGCCGGCACCGAGGCCCTGGAGCGCGCGGGCCTGGCCTAG
- a CDS encoding ferritin-like domain-containing protein, protein MLSAKSLFQEILDHDDSFALFCSIAASGESQGGWENARIAALVPGTQRDLAPKITRHGADEDKHGRIFDALLKKRGLRPVPVPPETDYTMLLEQNGIGLAHVRLKRDEPLTEGDIVTYLAHSRVTEQRASEQMDLLRKHFADHPDLGRAVRMISQDEDNHLAYCHEELLRFAYAGHGRVIQRTLRECALAEIRIYRDVSLAVMAHMGRILGWPKPKAAALAAGIHAVYAYERLGGWRRMVSLRMPDRRNALGGPAGPEPEFA, encoded by the coding sequence ATGCTTTCGGCCAAGAGCCTGTTCCAGGAGATCCTCGACCACGACGACTCCTTCGCCCTCTTCTGCTCCATCGCCGCGAGCGGCGAGTCCCAGGGCGGCTGGGAGAACGCCCGCATCGCCGCGCTGGTGCCCGGCACCCAGCGCGACCTCGCTCCCAAGATCACCCGGCACGGCGCCGACGAGGACAAGCACGGCCGCATCTTCGACGCCCTGCTGAAGAAGCGCGGTCTGCGGCCCGTCCCCGTCCCGCCCGAGACCGACTACACGATGCTCCTCGAACAGAACGGCATCGGCCTGGCCCACGTCCGGCTCAAGCGCGACGAACCCCTCACCGAGGGGGACATCGTCACCTACCTCGCCCACAGCAGGGTCACCGAGCAGCGCGCCTCCGAGCAGATGGACCTGCTCCGCAAGCACTTCGCCGACCACCCCGACCTCGGCCGCGCGGTCAGGATGATCTCCCAGGACGAGGACAACCACCTCGCCTACTGCCACGAGGAGCTGCTGCGCTTCGCGTACGCCGGGCACGGCCGCGTCATCCAGCGCACCCTGCGCGAGTGCGCGCTCGCGGAGATCAGGATCTACCGGGACGTCAGCCTGGCGGTGATGGCCCACATGGGCCGCATCCTCGGCTGGCCCAAACCCAAGGCGGCCGCCCTCGCGGCAGGCATCCACGCGGTGTACGCGTACGAACGCCTGGGCGGCTGGCGCCGCATGGTCTCCCTCAGGATGCCGGATCGCCGCAACGCCCTGGGCGGCCCCGCCGGCCCGGAACCCGAGTTCGCCTGA
- the corA gene encoding magnesium/cobalt transporter CorA, which translates to MIVDCAIYREGHRSEGPEDFSDALAEARSAGGFVWIGLHEPTADEFDLVSQEFGLHPLAVEDALKAHQRPKLEVYDDSLFLVLKPVVYEPRSDTVSSGEIMTFLGDSFVVTVRHGEGAPLKAVRSRLEREPELLGKGPTSVMYAVADAVVDHYLDVATELQTDLEELETEVFSPDGGGSRHTASRIYNFKRQILEFRRATGPLAMPMTRLAGVGTFGAGVPFVEDRARPFFRDVHDHLTRVNESVEGLDRLVSDILSAHLAQMSVRQNDDMRKISAWAAMAAVPTMIAGVYGMNFEHMPELRWEWSYPAVIVLMALLEVLLFRLFKRRGWL; encoded by the coding sequence GTGATCGTCGACTGTGCCATCTACCGGGAGGGGCACCGGTCGGAGGGGCCCGAGGACTTCTCCGACGCACTCGCCGAGGCGCGGTCGGCGGGAGGGTTCGTCTGGATCGGGCTGCACGAGCCGACGGCCGACGAGTTCGACCTGGTCTCGCAGGAGTTCGGGCTGCACCCGCTGGCGGTCGAGGACGCCCTCAAGGCCCATCAGCGGCCCAAACTGGAGGTGTACGACGACTCGCTGTTCCTGGTCCTCAAACCGGTGGTGTACGAGCCCCGGAGCGACACCGTCTCCTCCGGGGAGATCATGACCTTCCTCGGTGACTCGTTCGTGGTGACCGTGCGGCACGGCGAGGGCGCCCCGCTCAAGGCCGTGCGGAGCCGGCTGGAGCGGGAGCCGGAGCTGCTGGGCAAGGGGCCGACGTCAGTGATGTACGCGGTCGCCGACGCCGTCGTGGACCACTACCTGGACGTGGCGACCGAGCTGCAGACCGACCTGGAGGAACTGGAGACGGAGGTCTTCTCCCCCGACGGGGGCGGCTCCCGGCACACCGCGTCCCGGATCTACAACTTCAAGCGGCAGATCCTGGAGTTCCGGCGGGCGACCGGGCCGCTGGCGATGCCGATGACGCGGCTGGCGGGGGTGGGCACGTTCGGGGCGGGGGTGCCGTTCGTGGAGGACCGGGCGCGGCCCTTCTTCCGTGACGTGCACGATCACCTCACGCGCGTGAACGAGTCCGTGGAAGGGCTGGACCGTCTGGTTTCGGACATCCTCTCGGCCCACCTCGCCCAGATGAGCGTGCGGCAGAACGACGACATGCGGAAGATCTCCGCGTGGGCGGCGATGGCCGCGGTCCCCACGATGATCGCGGGGGTCTACGGCATGAACTTCGAGCACATGCCGGAGTTGCGGTGGGAGTGGTCGTATCCGGCGGTGATCGTGCTGATGGCGCTCTTGGAGGTGCTGTTGTTCCGGTTGTTCAAGCGGCGGGGATGGCTGTAG